The genomic segment CTGTTCGACCTGGTCATCGCGCACGTGCAGCTTCACGCCGCCGATCGCCAGCCGCCACTCCCAGTTCGCCAGCGCCATGTTGGCGTCGCCAAGATGCACGTCGATGCCCTCGGCCTGCAGCAGGCCGCAGGCGATCTGCGCTTCGATCGGGTCCGCGTAGCGGGCGACGATGACGCTCATGGGCGGCTGTGTGGACGCGCGTACATGCGTGGGAGGGTAACCTTGCGCACTGAATCCGACGCTCACGTGGAGCCTGGCGCATGTCTGCTTTCGATCGTCCCGCACGCCTCTCGCGCCTGCGCAACGTCCTCGCGGTGTCGACCGCTGCACTGCTGCTCGCGGCCTGCGGCAGCGATGCGCCCGAGCAGACGGCCACGCGCGCTGCGACCACCGACGTGACAGCGCCCAGCGAAGTCATCGACTGGGCATTGCCGGAGTCCGGCGCCGGTTCGGCGTCGCCCGATCTCGTCGCCGGACCCGACGGCGTGCTGATGCTGAGCTGGGTGAACTCGCGCGAAGGCCGTCGCCACGTGTTCCAGTTCTCGCGCTTCGATCCCGCGCAGCAACGCTGGCGCAATGCGCCAACGACGATCGCGATCGGCAACCGCATGTTCGTCAACTGGGCCGACACGCCGCACGTGCAGGCGACCGCCGACGGCGCGCTGTGGGCGCACTGGCTGCAGAAGAACGGCGAGGCGCCGTATGCCTACGACGTCGCGCTGGTGCGTTCGCGCGACGGCGGCGCGGACTGGGGCGCCTACACCGTGCCGCATGACGACGGCACGCAGACCGAACACGGCTTCGTGTCGATGTGGCCGCAGGGCGACGGCATCGGCATCGCCTGGCTCGATGGTCGCAACACCGTCGGCGCGAGCCACGAAGGCCACGATTCGCCGGAAGGGCATGCGTCGCCCGGAGAGGGTCGGCCGATGACGCTGCGCGCCGCGAACTTCGACGCGACGCTGCGCAAGACCGGCGAGGTGGAAATCGACGCCAGCGTCTGCGACTGCTGCCAGACCGCCGCCGCGGTCACCGCGCAGGGGCCTGTCCTCGTCTATCGCGGACGTAGCGACGGCGAAGTGCGCGACATCATGGTCACGCGCCGCGAAGGCGATACCTGGACGACGCCGACGGCCGTGCACGCCGACAACTGGGTGATGCCGGCCTGTCCGGTCAACGGTCCCGATGTGGCGGCCGTGGACAGCGGCGTGGTCGTGGCGTGGTACAGCGCGCAGACCGGCACGCCGCAGGTGCAGATCGCACGCAGCGACGATGCGGGCACGACGTTCGCGGCGCCGGTCGTGCTCGACAGCGATGCGGCCGTGCAGGGCCGCGTCGCCGTCGCACTCGATGGTCAGCAGGCGTGGGCGCTGTGGCTGCGCGAAGACGCCGCCGGCGCGCAGTCGTTGTGGCTGTCGCGCCGCAGCCCGGATCTGGCGACCGAGTACGAACGCATCGAAGTCGCGCGTCCGCAGGGCCGCGGCCGCGGCACCGGGTTCCCGCAGCTGCAGGCGGTCGCTGGACACGTCTATGTCGTCTGGACTGATGTCGTCGACGGCGCGCCGACATTGCGCGGCGTGCGCGTGGTGCGCTGACGGACGATCTGCGGCGGCGCTGCGCGTGCGGGCGCCGCGCATCGCCCCGGTGTGTTCGCCAGCGCACATAGAGTGCGCATTGCCTGGGAATTGGACGTTCATGGCGTCGTGCTGACGCCATGAACGCGCCCGACTCGCGCGCCTGTCACTTCCGCAGGCGCATCGTGGCCGCAAGACCTCTTCTGGATCTTCCGTGCCCCCTCTCCCTTCAACGCCGCCGACCGCGGCGTCAATCGCGTGCGCGCCTGCGCTGCCCGCCTTCGTCCGCGACGCGATGTCGCGCCACGCCTCGCTGCCGCTGCCCGGCCACGGCGACACACTGACGCGCTGGCGCCAGCTGTCGGACATCGCCGCCGAAGACGTTTGCGGCATCAAGGTGCTGGAAGCGCATTACGACGCGCTGGCGATCTTGAGCGAACTCGGCGCGCCGGAACGCGCGCTCGATGGCGCGCTGCTGCATGCGGTCTGGGCTGCCGAGCCGCCGTATGCGCGTCTGGAATTTACGCCGGGCTTGGACGGGATCGGCAGCTTGAACGGCATCAAGGCCTGGTGTTCGGGCGCGGATCTCGTCGATGCGGCGCTGGTCACCGCGCACATCGGCGAGTCGCGCGTGCTGGTGCAGGTGATGCGCGCCGCGCCGGGAATCGAAGTGCTTTCGGGTCACTGGCAGGCGGTCGGCATGTCGCGTGTCGAAAGCGGACGCCTGCAGTTCCGTGATGTCGCCGCGGTGCAGGTCGGCGCGGCCGGCGACTATCTCGCGCGACCCGGTTTCTGGCATGGCGGTGGCGGCATCGCCGCGTGCTGGTTCGGCGCAGCGACTGCGATCGCCGAGACCCTGCGTCGCCATCCGCGTGCCGCGCACAATCCGCACGCGATGGCCCACCTCGGCGCGATCGACATGGCGCTGTCCGCGGCCGCGAGTCTGCTGCGCGAGACCGCAGCCGCGATCGATCACGATCCCGATGCGCCCCACGCGACCGCGATCACCCGCGTGCGCAGCGTGGTGGAACGGGCCGCCACCGAAGTCATCGATCGTGTCGGGCGCGCGCTTGGCCCCGGTCCGCTGTGCGAAGACGGCGCGCATGCGCTGCGGTGTGCCGATCTGACGACCTTCCTGCGCCAGAGTCATGCCGAGCGCGACTGGGCGGAACTCGGCGCCGCTGCGCAGGCGCGGGACATCACATGGCAGCTGTGAGCATGGACGCGGTGCAGGACAGGCCGCGGATCTCGGGCGAGGGCATCCCGGAATCCGCATGGCGGCGCTCGCGCTGGTTGGCGGCATTGCCGTCCATCCCCGCGCAGGACTGGCTCGACGGCATCGCACGACTGGTCGTCGTGTCGCCGCATCCCGATGATGAGGCGCTTGGCTGCGGCGGATTGATCGCCACCGCGCGCGCGATCGGTTTGCCGGTGCGCGTGGTGTCGGTCACCGATGGCGAAGCCTGCTATCCCGACGCACCCGCGTGGCCGCCGGCGCATCTGCGTGCGGTGCGTCGGCAGGAACTCGAACGCGCCCTGGCGTTTCTCGGCGTCGACGCCGACGCGATCGACACGCTCGACATCGGCGACGGACGCGTGGCCGAGCGCGAAGACGCGCTCGTCGCTGCGCTCGCGCCGCTGCTGCAGACAGGCGACCGCGTGCTGACGACCTGGCGCGGCGACGCGCATCCCGATCACGAGGCGACAGCGCGCGCGGTCGAACGTGCTGCCGCGCAATGCGGTGCGCAGGTCGCGCAGTTTCCGGTCTGGGCCTGGCACTGGCTGTCGCCGGATGCGCCGGCATCGCCGCTGCCGGGTGCGCAGCGCCTCGTGCTGACGCAGGCAGCGTGCCGTGCCAAAGCGTCCGCGCTCGCGTGTTTCGCGTCGCAACTGCAGGACGACGCGCCCGGCATGCCGGCGCCGATCCTGCCGCCACATGTGCTCGAACGGTTCGATCGTGATTTCGAAGTCGTGTTGCCATGAGCGCCGCGACGCCCAGCGAATACTTCGATGCGATCTACGCGCAGGACGATCCCTTCGGTTATCGCGAGCGCTGGTACGAGGCGCGCAAGCGCGCGCTGCTGCTCGCGAGTCTGCCGGCGCAGAGCTTCGGTCGCGTCTGGGAAATCGGCTGCTCGAACGGCGAACTGACGGCCGACCTCGCAACGCGCTGCGACAGCCTGATCGCCACCGACCTCAGCGCACGCGCCGTCGCGCTGGCGACCGAACGCACGCAGGCGCACGCCCACGTCGACGTGCGCCAGGCGCGGCATCCTGACACCTGGCCCGATGGCCTGTTCGATCTGATCGTCTTCAGCGAGGTGGGCTACTACCTCGATGCCGACACGCTGACGCGCATGGCGCATCGGCTGAAGTCCAGCCTGCGCGGCGATGGCGTGCTGGTCGCCTGCCACTGGCTGGCGCCATTCGCGCAGGCGCCGCAGTCGGGCCGCGACGTACATCGCCTGCTGCGTCGCGAACTCGGCATGCAACGCGTGTTCGGCTATGGCGACGCCGATGTGCGACTCGACGGCTGGGCGTTGAACGCCGCCTCGGTCGCACAACGGGCAGGCCTGCGATGATCGGCGTCGTCATTCCGGCGCACAACGAGGAAGCCTGCATCGCCGCGTGCCTGGCGTCGGTGCAGATCGCAGCGCACAGCGACGCGCTCGGCGGCGAAGAGGTGGTCATCGTCGTCGCGTTGGACCGCTGCAGCGACGGCACTGCCGCGATCGTCGCCGCGTGCGGCGTGCGCAGTGTCATCGTGCACGACGGCAATGTCGGCCTCGCCCGCGCGGCCGGCGCGGCGTTCGTGATCGGGCTGGGCGCGCGCTGGGTGGCGTGTACCGATGCCGATTCTCGCGTGCCGCGCGACTGGCTGGCCTGCCAGCTCGCCTGCGCCGCCGATGCGTTCTGCGGCATCGTCACCGTCGACGACTGGCTCGACTACGACGACACCGTGCGCATGCATTTCGGCACTGCCGAAGAACAGCGCGACGGCCATCCGCACGTGCACGGCGCGAACATGGGCTTCAGCGCGGCGATGTATCTCCGCTGCGGCGGATTTCCGCCGCTGTCCGCGCACGAGGATGTGGCGATGGTCGATGCGCTGCATCGCGCCGGCGCGCACATCGCACGACGCGCGACACCCGTCGTGATCACCAGCGCGCGGCGTGTCGCGCGTGCGCAGGGCGGGTTCGCCGATTACCTGCTCGCACTGGAGGCGCGCACGCGCCTGCTCGCGGCGCCGTTGCTCGAAACCACAGTGTCCGATTTCGGTCCAGGTTCCGACGCCCATGCCGCCTGAAATCATCGGCTGGGCCGCCTCCGCCGTGCTGCTGGCGACGCTGGTCCGGCAGATCGCGACGCAGGTCCGCGACGGCAGCGCGCAGGGTGTATCGCATTGGCTGTTCGTCGGCCAGATCACCGCATCCGTGGGCTTCGTGACCTACAGCGCACTGGTCGGCGACTGGGTCTTCATCGTCACCAATGCCTGCATTCTGGTGACCGCGATCGTCGGCCAGGTCCTGACATCCCGGCGCAGGCGCGCTGCGCCCGAACACTGACGCATCAGGCGCATCGCGCGGCGACCGGACTTTCGATGAACGAGCTGCGTGATCGGGCGCTGCATGCGTATTCGATCGCAGATGACCCCGTCGGATTCACGCGTGATCGATCCTGCGCATCCGAAGATCGACGCTGATGACCGAGGAGACAGGGATGAGTACCTACACGCTGCAATACGACATGGGTCTGCGCTTCTGGGTGCTCACCGACACGCAGGGCCAGACGCTGGCGACGTATCTGAGCCGGACGACCGCGCTGCGCGACGAGGTGGTGCGGGGTGTGATCGAACGCGGCTGCATCCTGCGGGTGCGCAATGCGGATGGCAGTTACGAGCCTGTCGATCCGCCGGTAGCACCGGCGCCCGAGGCGGTCGCTGCGGCGAACGTGCCTGCACTGTCGACAGGCGCTGCTGCGGCCTGATCGCGCATACACAGGACGCAAAAGAATAAGGGTGCCGCGAGGCACCCTTTTTTCCTGTCTCACATTTCCAGAGGCCGGGGCGCGCCGCTCGGCGACGCCCCGCCCGACACGCCGGCTCAGGCCAGCATGCGCACCTTCTTCTCGCGATCCCACTGACGCGTCTTCGCTTGGGTGATGAATCCCTTGGTGTCCGCCGCGTCGAGCACGCCCGCGTCCTTGGCGATACCACCGGCCTTGAGCACGGCCTGCGCACCGGCATCGGCGGCGATCGCCTTCAGATGTCCGAACGCATCGCGTGCCCAGTCGACCGCGGCCGCTTCGCGCGACAGCAGCTTGCCGGCTTCGGCCGACAGCACGATGGCGATGGCGTCGAACACCGTCGACGGCGTGCCGGCGAGCTGACCATCGGCCGGCATACGCTTGCCGTCGGAGAGCTTGGCGCCGCCCAGCTTGGGCGCGACGATCTTGACCATCGCGCCTGCACCTTCCGCGGCCTTGCGAAGCGCCTTGACCGTGGCGGCATCTGAGCCGTCATGGACCAGGATGCCGACGCAGCGGCCCTGCAGCGTGTCGCGCATGCGATCAATGATCCGCAGCGCGGGAGAGACGGCCATGTCCTGCGGCTGCACCCGCGCCTCGGGTGCCGGCGGCAGCGCATCCATGCCGAGACCGTCGGCCACGCGCTGGGCCAGCGTCGGATCGACATGCTGCAGATGGCCGACGATGGCCTCGCGCACGTGCGCGGTCTCGACCTTCGACAGTTCGAACACCAGCGCGCTCGCCATGTGCGCCTGCTCGATCGCGCTCTGGCTGCGGAAGAACAGACGCGCCTGGCTGTAGTGGTCGGCGAAGCTGTCCGGCCGCACGCGGCCCTTGACGCCGTCGTCGA from the Luteimonas fraxinea genome contains:
- a CDS encoding exo-alpha-sialidase — translated: MSAFDRPARLSRLRNVLAVSTAALLLAACGSDAPEQTATRAATTDVTAPSEVIDWALPESGAGSASPDLVAGPDGVLMLSWVNSREGRRHVFQFSRFDPAQQRWRNAPTTIAIGNRMFVNWADTPHVQATADGALWAHWLQKNGEAPYAYDVALVRSRDGGADWGAYTVPHDDGTQTEHGFVSMWPQGDGIGIAWLDGRNTVGASHEGHDSPEGHASPGEGRPMTLRAANFDATLRKTGEVEIDASVCDCCQTAAAVTAQGPVLVYRGRSDGEVRDIMVTRREGDTWTTPTAVHADNWVMPACPVNGPDVAAVDSGVVVAWYSAQTGTPQVQIARSDDAGTTFAAPVVLDSDAAVQGRVAVALDGQQAWALWLREDAAGAQSLWLSRRSPDLATEYERIEVARPQGRGRGTGFPQLQAVAGHVYVVWTDVVDGAPTLRGVRVVR
- a CDS encoding glycosyltransferase, translating into MIGVVIPAHNEEACIAACLASVQIAAHSDALGGEEVVIVVALDRCSDGTAAIVAACGVRSVIVHDGNVGLARAAGAAFVIGLGARWVACTDADSRVPRDWLACQLACAADAFCGIVTVDDWLDYDDTVRMHFGTAEEQRDGHPHVHGANMGFSAAMYLRCGGFPPLSAHEDVAMVDALHRAGAHIARRATPVVITSARRVARAQGGFADYLLALEARTRLLAAPLLETTVSDFGPGSDAHAA
- a CDS encoding class I SAM-dependent DNA methyltransferase, yielding MSAATPSEYFDAIYAQDDPFGYRERWYEARKRALLLASLPAQSFGRVWEIGCSNGELTADLATRCDSLIATDLSARAVALATERTQAHAHVDVRQARHPDTWPDGLFDLIVFSEVGYYLDADTLTRMAHRLKSSLRGDGVLVACHWLAPFAQAPQSGRDVHRLLRRELGMQRVFGYGDADVRLDGWALNAASVAQRAGLR
- a CDS encoding DUF2007 domain-containing protein; this encodes MSVIVARYADPIEAQIACGLLQAEGIDVHLGDANMALANWEWRLAIGGVKLHVRDDQVEQAQDLIRRLDAGEFQLGAEDDPDADAPLPDTRESGSSRLAWIALMLFQIPLPWRRRRD
- a CDS encoding acyl-CoA dehydrogenase; this translates as MSRHASLPLPGHGDTLTRWRQLSDIAAEDVCGIKVLEAHYDALAILSELGAPERALDGALLHAVWAAEPPYARLEFTPGLDGIGSLNGIKAWCSGADLVDAALVTAHIGESRVLVQVMRAAPGIEVLSGHWQAVGMSRVESGRLQFRDVAAVQVGAAGDYLARPGFWHGGGGIAACWFGAATAIAETLRRHPRAAHNPHAMAHLGAIDMALSAAASLLRETAAAIDHDPDAPHATAITRVRSVVERAATEVIDRVGRALGPGPLCEDGAHALRCADLTTFLRQSHAERDWAELGAAAQARDITWQL
- a CDS encoding PIG-L deacetylase family protein produces the protein MAAVSMDAVQDRPRISGEGIPESAWRRSRWLAALPSIPAQDWLDGIARLVVVSPHPDDEALGCGGLIATARAIGLPVRVVSVTDGEACYPDAPAWPPAHLRAVRRQELERALAFLGVDADAIDTLDIGDGRVAEREDALVAALAPLLQTGDRVLTTWRGDAHPDHEATARAVERAAAQCGAQVAQFPVWAWHWLSPDAPASPLPGAQRLVLTQAACRAKASALACFASQLQDDAPGMPAPILPPHVLERFDRDFEVVLP